The sequence GCGTACTGGGGGCGGATCGCCGAGCAGCACCGCCTCGACCTGACCGTGGTCAACCCGCTGACCGACCCCACCTGGCGGTTCATGACGCTGGACTGGGACGGGAAGATCCGGATGGACTGCTCGTCGCCGCACGCGATGGCCTCGCTGATCGGGCAGCGCGACCGCTACCAGATCGCCACCGGCAACGACGCCGACGCCGACCGGCACGGGATCGTCACCCCGGACGCCGGGCTGATGAACCCGAACCACTACCTCGCCGTGGCCATCAACTACCTGTACGCGCACCGGGAGAACTGGCCGTCCGGGGCGGGCATCGGCAAGACCCTGGTGTCCTCCGGCATGATCGACAGGGTCGCCGCCGACCTCGGCCGCCGGCTCGTCGAGGTGCCGGTCGGCTTCAAGTGGTTCGTGGACGGGCTGGCCGACGGCTCGCTGGGCTTCGGCGGCGAGGAGTCGGCCGGGGCGTCGTTCCTGCGCCGCGACGGCTCGGTGTGGACGACCGACAAGGACGGCATCCTGCTCGCCCTGCTCGCCTCCGAGATCCAGGCGGTCACCGGTGAGTCGCCGTCCCGGCACTACGCCGCGCTGACCTCCCGGTTCGGTGAGCCCGCGTACGCGCGGATCGACGCGCCGGCGGACCGTGAGCAGAAGGCGGTGCTGGCGCGCCTCTCCCCCGAACAGGTCGGCGCGGACACCCTCGCGGGCGAGCCGGTGACCGCCGTGCTGACCTCGGCGCCGGGCAACGGCGCCGCGATCGGCGGCATCAAGGTGACCACGGAGAACGCCTGGTTCGCGGCCCGCCCCTCCGGCACCGAGGACGTGTACAAGATCTACGCGGAGTCGTTCCGGGGCGCCGAGCACCTGGCCCAGGTCCAGGAGGAGGCCAAGGCCGTGGTCTCGGAGGCGCTGAAGGCCTGACCCGGCGTGCCCGGCCCTCCCCGCACGGCTGCGGGGAGGGCCGGGTCGCGCTCAGGGGGTGAACACCGTGGGCCTCGGGGCGGTCGCCATGCCGCTGCCGATGAAGAAGCCGGGGTGCGGCGGCTGGTTGTAGGCGGTGTTCTGCCAGGCCAGCGCGGTGCGGTAGGTGGTGTCGTGGAGCAGTGTGGTGATCCTGGTACCGGTCTCGTACGGCGTCGAGTAGATCCGCAGCGCGGTGTTGTCCGTCGTCGCCCAGACCACCTCCTCGCGCCAGTCGCCGAACAGGTCGCCGGAGATGACCGGGGTGGCCTTGGTGCTGTTGTTGGAGTGGACCGAGGCGCCGGTCAGCAGCCGGGTGTCGCCGGAGGTGCCGTACTTGTCGATGTGGGTGCCGTCCAGCAGCTCCCGGGTGGTGTCACCGTCCCACCAGGCAAGGAAGTTGGTGCTGGAGGGCTTGCGGCTCGCGACCACCGTGCCGTGCGGGTCGCGTATCCCGGAGGCCGCGGACGACCAGGACTCGGCGCCCGCGCTGCCCGCCCAGATGTCGTCGCTGACGCCGCGCCCGTTGTCGCCTCCGGCGGGCGTCGACCAGATGACCTGGCCGGTCTTCGCGTCCGCCATCCAGGACGAGGGCTTCGAGCCGTCCTCGTCGACCTTGAACTCCTCCAGGCCCGGCCGCGACGGGTCCAGGTCGCCGACGTGCATGGCGTCGCCGTG is a genomic window of Streptomyces sp. NBC_00708 containing:
- the pgm gene encoding phosphoglucomutase (alpha-D-glucose-1,6-bisphosphate-dependent) — translated: MPHARAGQQARPEDLTDVARLVTAYYTLHPDPAEPGQRVAFGTSGHRGSSTATAFNEDHIAATSQAICEYRAQQGTDGPLFLGADTHALSEPARVTALEVFAANDVRVLIDTEDGYTPTPAVSHAILTYNRGRTSGLADGVVVTPSHNPPGDGGFKYNPPSGGPAGSDATGWIQDRANEIITGGLKDVRRVPYTRALAAPTTGRYDFLGTYVSDLPSVLDLDAVREAGVRIGADPLGGASVAYWGRIAEQHRLDLTVVNPLTDPTWRFMTLDWDGKIRMDCSSPHAMASLIGQRDRYQIATGNDADADRHGIVTPDAGLMNPNHYLAVAINYLYAHRENWPSGAGIGKTLVSSGMIDRVAADLGRRLVEVPVGFKWFVDGLADGSLGFGGEESAGASFLRRDGSVWTTDKDGILLALLASEIQAVTGESPSRHYAALTSRFGEPAYARIDAPADREQKAVLARLSPEQVGADTLAGEPVTAVLTSAPGNGAAIGGIKVTTENAWFAARPSGTEDVYKIYAESFRGAEHLAQVQEEAKAVVSEALKA